One Anolis carolinensis isolate JA03-04 chromosome 5, rAnoCar3.1.pri, whole genome shotgun sequence DNA segment encodes these proteins:
- the LOC134299461 gene encoding zinc finger MYM-type protein 1-like, producing MSSKKKPSGAFHRKRRLQHSQEDKSQAKALKRFFTTSPSCQTGKPETTKLTESDHADDGKIPISEPLPGPSTSQDLLTATSAIPLPPSCIGITGTDTEDVDEDSLRDAALPSTSRQAIESEQRRDPLLFLSNDCGEWPLKITDEARKIIVERGPQQVRGIKFPKDIHGRKFSPFHYSRKLCNGERVNRYWLQYSVSKNAVFCITCKIFGNDTSSLAGSQGFSNWRNLSRLLSGHEKSRPHMENRSSWRELSQRLHLNKTIDAEHERLINAEIKHWDQILKRLLCATRFLGVQGLPFRGTKDVLFEPNNGNFLKLIEHIAQFDDPMAEHVRRITSKETHVHYLSKNVQNEFISFLAGKVQNNILEQLHEATYYSIILDCTPDISNTEQMTLVVRFVTCKANEDILIKEHFLGFVPVASPSGEGMTEILLHELEARRIPLKNMRGQGYDNGSAMKGKHVGVQRRILDLNPRAFYVPCGNHSLNLVINDAAMSCKIAADCFATVQDLYNLFSGSPVRWGTLLKHVSTLTLKPLSSTRWESRIEALLPLRFHIEEVYDAVYEASHDQKFDGLCRSRAGALLKRLQSFTFLCSIVTWHEILHKINIVSKQLQKVSIDLQNSMALIKSVKSFLERMRSEEGLNSIITDAKELAEKIDATADFENEQEARPRKVSRQFSYECKDEAVHSGKESFKVNFFFVVLDTAISSLKERFQLMDNHSGSFKFLYDISSLGKCWNEKELKYACQRLETVLTDGEDHDVNAGDLYTELQLLADMLPPGSLPADALSFINHGSEDVFPNVYTALRILLTLPISVASGERSFSKLKLIKNYLRSTLSQERLSGLSTLAIENSLLDDMDTDSLVHEFSKLKVRKIRF from the exons ATGTCAAGCAAGAAGAAGCCATCGGGAGCATTTCATCGTAAAAGGAGGTTGCAGCATAGCCAAGAAGACAAGAGTCAAGCTAAAGCATTAAAAAGGTTTTTCACGACTTCACCATCATGCCAGACAGGAAAGCCAGAGACAACTAAATTGACTGAATCAGATCATGCTGATGACGGAAAGATACCAATCTCTGAGCCTCTACCAGGACCATCAACCAGTCAAGACCTTCTCACTGCAACTTCAGCAATACCATTACCACCTTCCTGTATTGGCATTACTGGGACTGACACTGAAGATGTGGATGAGGATTCATTAAGAGATGCAGCCCTGCCATCTACTAGTCGGCAAGCTATTGAATCG gaacaaagaagagaccctttgttatttctttccaaTGATTGTGGAGAGTGGCCACTCAAAATAACTGATGAGGCACGGAAAATAATTGTTGAGCGAGGACCACAGCAAGTCAGAGGCATAAAGTTTCCTAAGGACATTCATGGCAGAAAATTTTCCCCATTTCATTATTCAAGGAAGTTGTGTAATGGAGAGCGTGTCAACAGATATTGGCTACAGTATTCTGTATCTAAAAATGCAGTGTTTTGTATTACTTGCAAAATTTTTGGAAACGACACATCCAGTCTTGCAGGTAGCCAAGGGTTTTCTAACTGGCGGAACTTGAGCAGGCTTTTGAGCGGTCACGAGAAATCCCGTCCTCATATGGAAAACCGTTCATCTTGGCGTGAGCTCTCGCAACGTTTGCATTTAAACAAAACTATTGATGCAGAGCATGAAAGACTTATTAATGCTGAAATTAAACATTGGGATCAAATTCTGAAACGCTTGCTATGTGCTACACGGTTTTTGGGGGTTCAAGGATTGCCATTTAGAGGGACAAAAGATGTTCTATTTGAACCTAATaatggcaactttttaaaattgatagAACATATAGCACAGTTTGATGATCCGATGGCTGAACATGTGAGAAGAATCACTTCCAAAGAAACACATGTCCACTATTTGAGTAAAAATGTCCAGAACGAGTTTATTTCTTTCTTGGCAGGCAAGGTCCAGAATAATATTTTGGAACAACTACATGAGGcaacatattattctattatattggaCTGCACACCAGATATTAGCAACACCGAACAAATGACGTTGGTGGTTAGATTTGTTACATGTAAAGCAAATGAAGATATCTTGATTAAGGAACATTTTTTAGGCTTTGTTCCTGTTGCCAGTCCTTCAGGTGAAGGTATGACAGAAATATTACTCCATGAGTTGGAAGCACGACGTATTCCATTAAAAAACATGAGAGGCCAGGGATATGATAATGGTTCTGCAATGaagggaaaacatgttggagTCCAGAGGAGGATCCTTGATTTAAATCCTAGAGCCTTTTATGTACCATGTGGAAACCACTCCCTGAACTTGGTCATAAATGATGCAGCTATGTCTTGCAAGATTGCAGCAGACTGTTTCGCCACCGTACAAGACCTCTATAACCTTTTTTCAGGTTCCCCAGTAAGATGGGGTACTTTGTTGAAGCATGTTTCAACTCTCACACTCAAACCACTTAGCAGTACTAGGTGGGAAAGTAGAATCGAAGCATTGTTGCCTTTGAGGTTCCATATTGAAGAAGTATATGATGCCGTATATGAAGCTTCTCATGATCAGAAATTTGATGGACTCTGTAGGAGCCGTGCTGGTGCTCTTCTTAAAAGACTGCAAAGCTTCACATTTCTGTGCAGCATAGTGACATGGCATGAGATCCTGCACAAGATAAATATTGTTAGTAAACAGTTGCAAAAAGTGTCAATCGATCTTCAAAATTCTATGGCTCTTATTAAGAGTGTGAAAAGTTTTCTAGAAAGGATGAGATCTGAAGAAGGTCTAAATAGCATCATTACAGATGCAAAGGAACTGGCAGAAAAAATCGATGCTACTGCCGACTTTGAAAACGAACAGGAAGCTCGACCGAGAAAAGTAAGCAGACAATTTTCGTATGAATGTAAAGATGAAGCTGTACATTCTGGCAAAGAGTCTTTTAAagtgaactttttttttgttgtgcTTGACACAGCAATATCCTCATTAAAGGAGAGATTTCAGCTAATGGACAACCATAGTGGAAGTTTCAAATTTCTGTATGACATTTCAAGCCTTGGGAAATGTTGGAATGAAAAAGAATTGAAGTACGCCTGTCAACGCCTTGAAACTGTTTTGACAGATGGAGAAGACCACGATGTGAATGCTGGTGATCTGTATACAGAGCTACAATTACTTGCAGATATGCTTCCCCCTGGAAGTCTCCCAGCTGATGCCTTGTCTTTTATAAATCATGGTTCGGAGGATGTTTTCCCAAATGTCTACACTGCATTGAGAATTCTGTTAACACTTCCAATATCCGTGGCCAGCGGTGAAAGGAGTTTTTCAAAATTGAAACTTATAAAAAATTACTTAAGATCTACTTTGAGTCAAGAGCGCTTGAGTGGACTATCAACCTTGGCCATTGAAAATAGCTTGTTGGATGACATGGACACAGATTCCCTAGTACATGAGTTTTCCAAATTGAAAGTCAGAAAAATCAGGTTTTAA